The Raphanus sativus cultivar WK10039 chromosome 2, ASM80110v3, whole genome shotgun sequence genome includes a region encoding these proteins:
- the LOC108839671 gene encoding protein MODIFIER OF SNC1 1 isoform X3 produces the protein MTSNTTGDRSRWGTTRRSGMTILGKVAVPKPINLPSQRLENQGLDPNVEIVPKGTLSWGSKSSLNAWGTSSLSPRTESGPGSPSHLSNRPSTGGSVTRPSTADSDKAHDSSSIAWDSNSRPSSASGVFPANQASVGLQRPHSADTRPGSSHLSRFAEPVSETSATWGQHGDVPTKKDGFSLTSGDFPSLGAEKESSEKSTMPQDAARPASSSGRSVEEREANVRIGDDNAWRRDNQPYSEDAPGHCRVEGQLDSRCSQSYPNANFPHQYDGWRGPPVNNHHGGGWYRGNHPYGAPMGPGGFPVDPFPFYPPQVPPIPGHEAGPRGNHPANGQMFRPPLLDSYVHPRMQTRPGFYLGPVPHESYYGPPMGYGNRDLPFGGRPAGPHAYSQHSGQGGYDKSGSSVALEQNEPSHPPERQRQYKVLLRPQDGRYGEDEAKREGLLGNRLPNAENVAQQMQTSKINRRENRNEASDQVQPIKAENAAPEDPSLIQKIEGLNSKTRSNDGWQNASSVVNRDQQESKTRTLNSGDYVNKVPARMPRTGHASDSTNSLHYKQGDPATNKNAELIAISGTSISRRSTQQTQGRADHQPQQRVNNESNDGWRKTTVISGSSPATLSSNSESFAEVNVGDFVDTGSVGKPVSAISVDQNDNQRTTMRELARQRAQQRQKEEEERARDQRAKALAKLEELNRRSQVAEEGSKNLEAASDASIPGIPEVPRSLSPARMAAKSTESTEESGKPSMQNLMTSTEDADYVDPKQQDNLPRHRDGSKQKRLGYKQKQHIVFEKKMAGNTLSEATTEVFDVVPSPEASNQGVISQNSDMPATSSVSTEQAFTKRKNNRNGKKKHKVEETKLINTTRAAVGKETKSGDESIEIGRVRAAEIKFGSFPVDIKVSGNSSDQISSSTNEESQSRAKTNSKSQQFRKTPRNSLVNKPADKFHGNSTVIWAPVHPQQKPDISTGVGSQSTVPESSTSSKSLHQGQTSSRSKRVELERYVAKPIVKEIAEKMVSQEPITAAPKMAENVLHKENFGGEGAGILQPPGSTAGKSGSPLKSRHGNGKQGKHGRDHGSWNQRGSAVSTKALEDGQFGTSNQPIRETVNYHSSNQTGETAVDSSKDRTASNAVGWNDGWYMTPETHHSAAAAAAAAAAEEMEASAPRTNTVGKDHGKQQGYRSNYGDSKKANTRDSSKAHMQQSGHESGQQDLHVGSNEIRGQSGGGRQYSRDRTYASQKRDGGYEQQGFTPEQKMNSADTPNHSQNRSASQEVQGGHNPNSMFQTNTGQNRRFGRGQEPHGGWGSSMQENMHHHHQRPLSNRGRQKPNLHYEYKPVGSHAYEGEHSREQLKESSEGPRYREKGQGNQRHDGQKSYQQQRG, from the exons ATGACCTCTAACACGACAGGAGATCGaag TAGATGGGGTACTACAAGAAGAAGTGGCATGACTATATTGGGAAAGGTTGCTGTTCCAAAACCCATTAACTTACCAAGTCAAAG GTTAGAGAATCAAGGCCTTGACCCTAATGTCGAAATCGTTCCAAA AGGAACCCTTAGCTGGGGAAGTAAATCGTCTCTGAATGCGTGGGGGACATCATCGTTGTCACCACGAACTGAAAGTGGTCCTGGTTCGCCAAGCCACCTCAGCAATCGCCCTTCTACTGGTGGAAGTGTCACTCGACCTTCAACTGCTGATAGTGACAAAGCGcatgattcttcttctattgCTTGGGATTCGAACTCCCGGCCTTCATCAGCATCCGGGGTGTTCCCAGCTAATCAGGCATCAGTTGGACTACAACGTCCACACAGTGCAGACACAAGACCTGGAAGCTCGCACTTGTCCCGATTTGCTGAACCCGTGTCAGAGACTTCTGCAACATGGGGTCAGCAT GGAGATGTTCCAACGAAAAAGGATGGGTTTTCTTTGACTTCTGGAGATTTTCCTTCCCTTGGTGCTGAAAAAGAAAGTTCTGAGAAGAGCACTATGCCACAAG ATGCCGCTCGTCCTGCTTCTTCGTCGGGAAGATCTGTAGAAGAACGAG AAGCTAATGTACGGATTGGAGATGACAATGCCTGGAGAAGAGATAATCAACCCTACAGTGAAGACGCACCTGGACATTGTAGAGTGGAAGGGCAACTGGACTCCCGTTGTTCACAATCTTATCCTAATGCTAATTTTCCTCATCAGTATGATGGTTGGCGTGGTCCTCCAGTAAATAATCATCATGGTGGTGGCTGGTACAGAGGGAACCACCCATACGGTGCCCCAATGGGTCCTGGGGGTTTTCCTGTAGATCCTTTTCCATTTTATCCTCCGCAAGTTCCCCCTATTCCTGGGCACGAGGCTGGTCCTAGGGGTAATCACCCTGCTAATGGACAAATGTTCAGGCCTCCACTACTTGATTCTTATGTCCACCCAAGGATGCAGACTAGGCCTGGGTTTTATCTTGGTCCAGTGCCACATGAAAGCTACTATGGTCCTCCCATGGGGTACGGAAACAGAGATCTACCTTTTGGGGGTAGGCCTGCGGGTCCTCATGCTTATAGCCAGCATTCTGGTCAAGGTGGATATGATAAGTCTGGAAGTTCAGTGGCTTTGGAACAGAATGAGCCATCACATCCTCCCGAAAGACAAAGGCAATACAAGGTTCTCTTAAGGCCCCAAGATGGTAGGTATGGGGAAGATGAAGCAAAGCGGGAAGGATTACTAGGAAATAGGCTCCCGAATGCAGAGAATGTAGCCCAACAGATGCAAACTTCCAAAATCAACAGGAGAGAAAACAGAAATGAGGCAAGTGACCAGGTACAACCTATTAAGGCAGAGAATGCTGCCCCTGAAGATCCCAGTTTGATTCAGAAAATAGAGGGCTTGAATTCAAAAACTAGAAGTAATGATGGTTGGCAAAATGCTTCATCTGTCGTCAATAGAGATCAGCAGGAAAGCAAAACTCGTACACTCAATTCTGGGGATTATGTAAATAAAGTTCCAGCAAGAATGCCTCGAACTGGTCATGCAAGTGATAGTACGAACTCTTTACACTATAAACAAGGTGATCCTGCCACCAACAAAAACGCTGAGCTGATAGCTATTAGTGGAACTTCTATATCCAG GAGATCTACTCAACAGACTCAAGGCAGAGCAGATCATCAGCCCCAACAAAGAGTGAACAATGAAAGCAATGATGGTTGGCGGAAGACGACTGTTATCTCAGGTTCCTCCCCTGCAACTTTGTCTTCAAACTCAGAAAGCTTTGCTGAGGTAAATGTAGGTGACTTTGTGGATACTGGTTCCGTTGGGAAGCCTGTGTCTGCAATATCTGTAGACCAAAACGACAACCAG CGTACTACGATGAGAGAGTTAGCCAGGCAGCGTGCACAACAGAGGCAGAAAGAGGAGGAAGAAAGAGCAAGAGATCAGCGGGCTAAGGCTCTTGCAAAACTGGAAGAGTTGAATAGACGTTCCCAAGTAGCTGAGGAGGGTTCCAAGAACTTGGAAGCTGCATCTGATGCTTCCATCCCGGGCATACCAGAAGTTCCTCGGTCTCTTTCACCTGCACGTATGGCTGCAAAGTCTACCGAATCTACTGAAGAATCAGGAAAACCCTCAATGCAAAACTTGATGACTTCAACAGAAGATGCAGATTATGTGGACCCTAAACAGCAGGATAATCTTCCACGCCACCGTGATGGCTCAAAACAGAAGCGCTTGGGTTATAAGCAGAAGCAACATATCgtatttgagaaaaaaatggCAGGGAATACTCTCTCTGAAGCTACTACAGAGGTGTTCGATGTTGTTCCATCTCCTGAGGCGTCAAACCAAGGTGTAATAAGTCAAAACTCAGACATGCCAGCAACGTCAAGCGTTTCAACTGAGCAAGCTTTCACGAAAAGAAAGAATAACAGGAACGGTAAGAAAAAGCACAAGGTTGAGGAGACCAAATTAATAAACACGACAAGAGCTGCCGTtggaaaagaaacaaaatcggGAGATGAGTCAATTGAGATTGGTAGAGTCAGGGCAGCGGAAATTAAGTTTGGGTCTTTTCCAGTGGATATTAAAGTGTCTGGTAATTCGTCTGACCAAATCAGTTCCTCCACGAACGAAGAGTCCCAAAGCAGAGCAAAAACCAACTCGAAATCTCAACAGTTTCGCAAGACTCCAAGAAACTCACTGGTAAATAAGCCTGCAGATAAATTTCATGGTAACAGTACTGTTATTTGGGCTCCGGTACATCCACAGCAGAAGCCTGATATCTCCACAGGTGTAGGGAGTCAGAGTACTGTTCCTGAGTCTAGCACCTCTTCGAAGAGTCTGCATCAAGGGCAGACTAGTTCTAGAAGCAAAAGAGTGGAGCTGGAGAGATATGTAGCAAAGCCCATAGTAAAGGAAATAGCTGAGAAAATGGTCAGTCAAGAACCAATAACCGCTGCTCCAAAAATGGCAGAGAATGTTTTGCACAAAGAAAATTTTGGAGGTGAAGGTGCAGGAATTCTCCAACCTCCTGGTTCAACTGCGGGTAAATCTGGGTCTCCTTTAAAGTCAAGACATGGGAATGGTAAGCAGGGCAAGCATGGTAGAGATCATGGATCATGGAACCAGCGAGGTTCTGCAGTATCGACTAAAGCTTTGGAGGATGGACAATTTGGAACTTCAAACCAGCCCATTCGAGAAACAGTGAACTATCATTCAAGTAATCAAACTGGAGAAACTGCTGTAGACTCTTCTAAGGATCGAACCGCATCCAATGCTGTTGGATGGAACGATGGCTGGTATATGACTCCTGAAACGCATCactctgctgctgctgctgctgctgctgctgctgctgaggAAATGGAAGCAAGTGCTCCTCGAACCAACACTGTTGGAAAAGATCACGGTAAGCAGCAGGGTTACAGAAGTAACTATGGTGACTCTAAAAAGGCGAATACAAGAGATTCCAGTAAAGCTCATATGCAGCAGTCTGGCCATGAGTCAGGTCAACAAGATCTGCATGTTGGTTCGAATGAAATTCGTGGTCAGTCTGGTGGTGGTCGTCAATATTCGAGGGACAGAACTTATGCATCTCAGAAAAGGGATGGTGGATACGAGCAGCAGGGGTTTACTCCAGAACAGAAAATGAACTCAGCTGATACACCAAACCATTCTCAAAACCGATCTGCCAGTCAGGAGGTCCAGGGTGGGCATAATCCGAATAGTATGTTCCAAACGAACACAGGCCAGAATCGACGGTTTGGAAGAGGACAGGAGCCACACGGAGGTTGGGGTTCGTCGATGCAAGAGAACATGCACCATCACCATCAGAGGCCACTTTCAAACAGAGGTAGACAGAAGCCAAATCTGCATTACGAGTACAAGCCTGTTGGGTCACATGCTTATGAAGGAGAACATAGTCGAGAACAATTGAAAGAGAGTTCAGAAGGTCCAAGATACAGGGAGAAGGGGCAGGGAAACCAGAGGCATGATGGACAAAAGTCGTACCAACAGCAAAGGGGTTAG
- the LOC108839671 gene encoding protein MODIFIER OF SNC1 1 isoform X4, with amino-acid sequence MTSNTTGDRSRWGTTRRSGMTILGKVAVPKPINLPSQRLENQGLDPNVEIVPKGTLSWGSKSSLNAWGTSSLSPRTESGPGSPSHLSNRPSTGGSVTRPSTADSDKAHDSSSIAWDSNSRPSSASGVFPANQASVGLQRPHSADTRPGSSHLSRFAEPVSETSATWGQHGDVPTKKDGFSLTSGDFPSLGAEKESSEKSTMPQEANVRIGDDNAWRRDNQPYSEDAPGHCRVEGQLDSRCSQSYPNANFPHQYDGWRGPPVNNHHGGGWYRGNHPYGAPMGPGGFPVDPFPFYPPQVPPIPGHEAGPRGNHPANGQMFRPPLLDSYVHPRMQTRPGFYLGPVPHESYYGPPMGYGNRDLPFGGRPAGPHAYSQHSGQGGYDKSGSSVALEQNEPSHPPERQRQYKVLLRPQDGRYGEDEAKREGLLGNRLPNAENVAQQMQTSKINRRENRNEASDQVQPIKAENAAPEDPSLIQKIEGLNSKTRSNDGWQNASSVVNRDQQESKTRTLNSGDYVNKVPARMPRTGHASDSTNSLHYKQGDPATNKNAELIAISGTSISSCCRRSTQQTQGRADHQPQQRVNNESNDGWRKTTVISGSSPATLSSNSESFAEVNVGDFVDTGSVGKPVSAISVDQNDNQRTTMRELARQRAQQRQKEEEERARDQRAKALAKLEELNRRSQVAEEGSKNLEAASDASIPGIPEVPRSLSPARMAAKSTESTEESGKPSMQNLMTSTEDADYVDPKQQDNLPRHRDGSKQKRLGYKQKQHIVFEKKMAGNTLSEATTEVFDVVPSPEASNQGVISQNSDMPATSSVSTEQAFTKRKNNRNGKKKHKVEETKLINTTRAAVGKETKSGDESIEIGRVRAAEIKFGSFPVDIKVSGNSSDQISSSTNEESQSRAKTNSKSQQFRKTPRNSLVNKPADKFHGNSTVIWAPVHPQQKPDISTGVGSQSTVPESSTSSKSLHQGQTSSRSKRVELERYVAKPIVKEIAEKMVSQEPITAAPKMAENVLHKENFGGEGAGILQPPGSTAGKSGSPLKSRHGNGKQGKHGRDHGSWNQRGSAVSTKALEDGQFGTSNQPIRETVNYHSSNQTGETAVDSSKDRTASNAVGWNDGWYMTPETHHSAAAAAAAAAAEEMEASAPRTNTVGKDHGKQQGYRSNYGDSKKANTRDSSKAHMQQSGHESGQQDLHVGSNEIRGQSGGGRQYSRDRTYASQKRDGGYEQQGFTPEQKMNSADTPNHSQNRSASQEVQGGHNPNSMFQTNTGQNRRFGRGQEPHGGWGSSMQENMHHHHQRPLSNRGRQKPNLHYEYKPVGSHAYEGEHSREQLKESSEGPRYREKGQGNQRHDGQKSYQQQRG; translated from the exons ATGACCTCTAACACGACAGGAGATCGaag TAGATGGGGTACTACAAGAAGAAGTGGCATGACTATATTGGGAAAGGTTGCTGTTCCAAAACCCATTAACTTACCAAGTCAAAG GTTAGAGAATCAAGGCCTTGACCCTAATGTCGAAATCGTTCCAAA AGGAACCCTTAGCTGGGGAAGTAAATCGTCTCTGAATGCGTGGGGGACATCATCGTTGTCACCACGAACTGAAAGTGGTCCTGGTTCGCCAAGCCACCTCAGCAATCGCCCTTCTACTGGTGGAAGTGTCACTCGACCTTCAACTGCTGATAGTGACAAAGCGcatgattcttcttctattgCTTGGGATTCGAACTCCCGGCCTTCATCAGCATCCGGGGTGTTCCCAGCTAATCAGGCATCAGTTGGACTACAACGTCCACACAGTGCAGACACAAGACCTGGAAGCTCGCACTTGTCCCGATTTGCTGAACCCGTGTCAGAGACTTCTGCAACATGGGGTCAGCAT GGAGATGTTCCAACGAAAAAGGATGGGTTTTCTTTGACTTCTGGAGATTTTCCTTCCCTTGGTGCTGAAAAAGAAAGTTCTGAGAAGAGCACTATGCCACAAG AAGCTAATGTACGGATTGGAGATGACAATGCCTGGAGAAGAGATAATCAACCCTACAGTGAAGACGCACCTGGACATTGTAGAGTGGAAGGGCAACTGGACTCCCGTTGTTCACAATCTTATCCTAATGCTAATTTTCCTCATCAGTATGATGGTTGGCGTGGTCCTCCAGTAAATAATCATCATGGTGGTGGCTGGTACAGAGGGAACCACCCATACGGTGCCCCAATGGGTCCTGGGGGTTTTCCTGTAGATCCTTTTCCATTTTATCCTCCGCAAGTTCCCCCTATTCCTGGGCACGAGGCTGGTCCTAGGGGTAATCACCCTGCTAATGGACAAATGTTCAGGCCTCCACTACTTGATTCTTATGTCCACCCAAGGATGCAGACTAGGCCTGGGTTTTATCTTGGTCCAGTGCCACATGAAAGCTACTATGGTCCTCCCATGGGGTACGGAAACAGAGATCTACCTTTTGGGGGTAGGCCTGCGGGTCCTCATGCTTATAGCCAGCATTCTGGTCAAGGTGGATATGATAAGTCTGGAAGTTCAGTGGCTTTGGAACAGAATGAGCCATCACATCCTCCCGAAAGACAAAGGCAATACAAGGTTCTCTTAAGGCCCCAAGATGGTAGGTATGGGGAAGATGAAGCAAAGCGGGAAGGATTACTAGGAAATAGGCTCCCGAATGCAGAGAATGTAGCCCAACAGATGCAAACTTCCAAAATCAACAGGAGAGAAAACAGAAATGAGGCAAGTGACCAGGTACAACCTATTAAGGCAGAGAATGCTGCCCCTGAAGATCCCAGTTTGATTCAGAAAATAGAGGGCTTGAATTCAAAAACTAGAAGTAATGATGGTTGGCAAAATGCTTCATCTGTCGTCAATAGAGATCAGCAGGAAAGCAAAACTCGTACACTCAATTCTGGGGATTATGTAAATAAAGTTCCAGCAAGAATGCCTCGAACTGGTCATGCAAGTGATAGTACGAACTCTTTACACTATAAACAAGGTGATCCTGCCACCAACAAAAACGCTGAGCTGATAGCTATTAGTGGAACTTCTATATCCAG TTGCTGCAGGAGATCTACTCAACAGACTCAAGGCAGAGCAGATCATCAGCCCCAACAAAGAGTGAACAATGAAAGCAATGATGGTTGGCGGAAGACGACTGTTATCTCAGGTTCCTCCCCTGCAACTTTGTCTTCAAACTCAGAAAGCTTTGCTGAGGTAAATGTAGGTGACTTTGTGGATACTGGTTCCGTTGGGAAGCCTGTGTCTGCAATATCTGTAGACCAAAACGACAACCAG CGTACTACGATGAGAGAGTTAGCCAGGCAGCGTGCACAACAGAGGCAGAAAGAGGAGGAAGAAAGAGCAAGAGATCAGCGGGCTAAGGCTCTTGCAAAACTGGAAGAGTTGAATAGACGTTCCCAAGTAGCTGAGGAGGGTTCCAAGAACTTGGAAGCTGCATCTGATGCTTCCATCCCGGGCATACCAGAAGTTCCTCGGTCTCTTTCACCTGCACGTATGGCTGCAAAGTCTACCGAATCTACTGAAGAATCAGGAAAACCCTCAATGCAAAACTTGATGACTTCAACAGAAGATGCAGATTATGTGGACCCTAAACAGCAGGATAATCTTCCACGCCACCGTGATGGCTCAAAACAGAAGCGCTTGGGTTATAAGCAGAAGCAACATATCgtatttgagaaaaaaatggCAGGGAATACTCTCTCTGAAGCTACTACAGAGGTGTTCGATGTTGTTCCATCTCCTGAGGCGTCAAACCAAGGTGTAATAAGTCAAAACTCAGACATGCCAGCAACGTCAAGCGTTTCAACTGAGCAAGCTTTCACGAAAAGAAAGAATAACAGGAACGGTAAGAAAAAGCACAAGGTTGAGGAGACCAAATTAATAAACACGACAAGAGCTGCCGTtggaaaagaaacaaaatcggGAGATGAGTCAATTGAGATTGGTAGAGTCAGGGCAGCGGAAATTAAGTTTGGGTCTTTTCCAGTGGATATTAAAGTGTCTGGTAATTCGTCTGACCAAATCAGTTCCTCCACGAACGAAGAGTCCCAAAGCAGAGCAAAAACCAACTCGAAATCTCAACAGTTTCGCAAGACTCCAAGAAACTCACTGGTAAATAAGCCTGCAGATAAATTTCATGGTAACAGTACTGTTATTTGGGCTCCGGTACATCCACAGCAGAAGCCTGATATCTCCACAGGTGTAGGGAGTCAGAGTACTGTTCCTGAGTCTAGCACCTCTTCGAAGAGTCTGCATCAAGGGCAGACTAGTTCTAGAAGCAAAAGAGTGGAGCTGGAGAGATATGTAGCAAAGCCCATAGTAAAGGAAATAGCTGAGAAAATGGTCAGTCAAGAACCAATAACCGCTGCTCCAAAAATGGCAGAGAATGTTTTGCACAAAGAAAATTTTGGAGGTGAAGGTGCAGGAATTCTCCAACCTCCTGGTTCAACTGCGGGTAAATCTGGGTCTCCTTTAAAGTCAAGACATGGGAATGGTAAGCAGGGCAAGCATGGTAGAGATCATGGATCATGGAACCAGCGAGGTTCTGCAGTATCGACTAAAGCTTTGGAGGATGGACAATTTGGAACTTCAAACCAGCCCATTCGAGAAACAGTGAACTATCATTCAAGTAATCAAACTGGAGAAACTGCTGTAGACTCTTCTAAGGATCGAACCGCATCCAATGCTGTTGGATGGAACGATGGCTGGTATATGACTCCTGAAACGCATCactctgctgctgctgctgctgctgctgctgctgctgaggAAATGGAAGCAAGTGCTCCTCGAACCAACACTGTTGGAAAAGATCACGGTAAGCAGCAGGGTTACAGAAGTAACTATGGTGACTCTAAAAAGGCGAATACAAGAGATTCCAGTAAAGCTCATATGCAGCAGTCTGGCCATGAGTCAGGTCAACAAGATCTGCATGTTGGTTCGAATGAAATTCGTGGTCAGTCTGGTGGTGGTCGTCAATATTCGAGGGACAGAACTTATGCATCTCAGAAAAGGGATGGTGGATACGAGCAGCAGGGGTTTACTCCAGAACAGAAAATGAACTCAGCTGATACACCAAACCATTCTCAAAACCGATCTGCCAGTCAGGAGGTCCAGGGTGGGCATAATCCGAATAGTATGTTCCAAACGAACACAGGCCAGAATCGACGGTTTGGAAGAGGACAGGAGCCACACGGAGGTTGGGGTTCGTCGATGCAAGAGAACATGCACCATCACCATCAGAGGCCACTTTCAAACAGAGGTAGACAGAAGCCAAATCTGCATTACGAGTACAAGCCTGTTGGGTCACATGCTTATGAAGGAGAACATAGTCGAGAACAATTGAAAGAGAGTTCAGAAGGTCCAAGATACAGGGAGAAGGGGCAGGGAAACCAGAGGCATGATGGACAAAAGTCGTACCAACAGCAAAGGGGTTAG